Sequence from the Streptomyces peucetius genome:
CTTCAGTCCGCTCTCGTTCACTCAGGAGTCCGAAGCCATGCCACAGCCCGTCCGCCCGGTCATCCGGACCGTCCTCGACCAGTCGTCGCGAGTACTGCAGACCTACGCGGTGGACCCCGGTCTCGTCGCCGAACACGCCAACGGTGAGCGCCGCATCACCCAGGGCGGATACGGCGACCGGCAGCTCTTCGAACTCGTCCAGAACGCAGCCGACGAAATTGCCGACCACCCCGGCGGAAGAATTCAGGTCGTCCTCACCGACGCCAACCTCTACTGCGCCAACGAGGGAAGCCCCGTGACTCCGGAAGGCGCGGAGACAATTCTTCGAATGAGCATGTCCAAGAAGCGTGGTGGGCAGATCGGACGCTTCGGCGTGGGTGTGAAATCGGTTCTCGTGGTGACCGACGCACCGGAATTCTTCAGCCGGAGCGGCAGCTTCGGATTCGACCGGGCATGGTCTTACGAGCAGATCAAGGCCGTCCCCGGGGTGACTGACCAGTACGGCTCAAGCTTCGATGCGCCGGTGCTGCGGACAGCCCGTCCTTTGGACGAGGCAGCCGAGCGCTCTGCGGACCCCGTCCTCGACGAACTGCTGGGCTGGGCAACGACCGTTGTGCGACTCCCGCTGCTCAAGGGAGCGGACGGCCGGTTGGGGAAGGACATGCACGGAGCAGGCTCGTCGGACCGCGAGGAGTTCCCGCCCGGGTTCCAGCTCTTCTCGCCCCATGTCGCCGAGGTCGTCCTGGAGGACCGTCGGCCGCGCCCGATGGCCCGCCGGACCCTGACGACACGCCAGGTCGGTGACATCCGCACCGTGTGGGAAGCACGGACCGGGAAGGCGGCGACCTCCGAGGACTGGAGGGTCTTCACTGTCACCCACGCTCCCGGGCCGGCCGCCCGTGCGGACGCCGGTGAGCTGCACGACCGTGTCACCCTCGACGTCTCCTGGGCTGTTCCCGTTTTGGAGAAGGATCCCAAGCACGGGCTGTACGGCAGCCCTCGGATACGCGGTCGAGGCCGATTCTGGTCCTTCTTCCCCACCAAGTACGAAATGTCCCTGAGTGGAATCCTCAACGGAGCGTGGAAGACGAACGAGGACCGCCAGAACCTCCTGGACTCGTCCCCCTTCAACCAGGAGATGATCAAGGTGTCGGCGGCGCTGGTCGTCGACTCCCTGCCGCAACTCGCCCCGCCCGAGGACCCTGGCGCGTACCTCCCTCTGCTGCCCGGCCGCACCAAGGAGTCGATCAGCTGGGCCGACGACTTCCTGATCCGTGAGATCTGGACCCGCACGGCGGTCCGCCCCTCGCTGCCCGACCAGGACGGTGTGCTCCGCATCCCCTCCGACTTGCGGCTGCATCCCCGCCTCGACAAGGACCTGCGACGCCTCGACGGCTGGCTCCGTATGTGGCACGAATGCCCCGGCCGCCCCTCGGACTGGCTGCATCCGAGCGTCGAGGCCGACTCCCTCCGCTCCGGCAAGGTCGAGCACATCCGAGAGGCGGCCAAGGTCGAACGCGCCGACGTACGGGAGTGGTTGGAAGCGCTGGTCGAGTGCGGTACCGCCGAGGCGTCCGCAGTGGCGATCCGTATCGTCGCCGAGATGGTCGAGGTGCGGTCCCCGTACGCCGACGAGGCGCGCAAGGCGCGGATCGTGCTCACCGAGGAGCACGGTCTGGTCGCTGCGGTGCCCGGCCAGGTGTTCCGCCGCGCCGAGCAGGGCGGGCTGCGCGAGTCCCTGGTGTACGTGGTGGACGAGCTTGCCGAGGACCTTTCGCTCGGGCATGCGCTGAACCTGCTCGGCATCCGGGAGGCCGACGTCGAGGGCCGCTTCGTCAGCGTGCTCGACCAGGGCTTCGAGGGCTACAGGGAGTCCGAGTGGCAGCGGTTCTGGGAACTGTTCCGCCAGGCCGGTCAGAGCCGGTTGGGCGACAGGGTGGTGGAGCGGGTCCGCACGCCGCGCGAGACACTGCGGGTGCGGACCGCCGACGGCAAGTGGCGACCGATCCGTGACTGCATCCTGCCCGGCCCGGTGGTGACCGGCGACCGTGACCCGTCCGTCGCAGTCGACATTACGTTCCACTCCGACGACACCACCTTCTTCTCGCTGGTGGGTCTGCGGGAGCGTCCGGTGACCGGTGTGCGGCCGCAGGAGGGCGAGGAGTGGTTCGACGAATACCGTGAAGCCATCCACTCGGCATACCTGCGGAGGTTGGACGAGCGCGCACCACGTCCCGGCCTGAAGACCATGAAGGCGGAAGGATCACCGATCGGCGGACCGCTCCACCTCTTCCGCGCGCTGTCCGAAGAATCCCGCGCGGCTTTCCTGAAGACCCTGCCCGACGCGGCGGTCGTGGACCACTGGACCCGGCACTACGGCTCCCGGGTCAACTCTCGTCAGTCCGTGGTCTCCCCGATCCGCTGGATGCTCCGGAAGTACGGAACGGTCGTCACGTCCCAGGGCATCAGGCCTCTGAAGGAGGCTGTCGGGCCGCAGCTCGCCTCCTACCGTGACGTGCTGCCCGTGGCCGATTCCCTCTCCGCGGAGAAGGCCCGGAAGCTCGGCCTCCCCACGACCGTCGCCGATGTGCCCGGCGACCGTTGGGAGGCGTTGCTGGCCGACGTGTCCCGCAGCGAGGACGACTCCTTCGTCGGCGCCACCTATGTGATGTTGACCCGCTTCGAGGCCGACTTCCCCGAGGACTCCCTGACCCGTTGCCGGATCGGGGACTCCTGGGGCACCCGCCCCGACGAGGAGATCACGCTTGCCGTCGGCGCCGCCGAATACAGGGCGCTGCGCGCCGAGCAGTTGCCGGCGCTTCTCGTGCCGACGGCCGCGGACGCCGAGCTGATGGTCGAGAAGTGGGGCATGCTCCGCTACGCCGACGTGATCAGCAAGGAGACCCGAGAGGTGCCGGACGGCGAACCGGTGCCACTGGTGGAGTTGTACCCCTCGCTGCGGCAGCGCCTGGACAGCTCCACCCGAAATGCGCTGGTTCAGCGGTGCAGCGAACTGGAGGAGGTCACCCGCACTCCCAACGGGACGAAGGCCGCCCCACTGGACGCCGTACGGCAGGGCTCCACGATCAAGGTGCGAGTCCCGCTCGACCGTGAACCGATGCTGCGCCTGATCGACCGCGAACTCGCGTTGCGCCTCGGCCCGACCGGCTGCCGGGCGGTGCTCGATCATCAGGATCGCATGGAGCGTGACAGCGCCCTGCAGGCAGCGATCAAGGCCGTCCGGGAGACTGACGACGTGGTCGCCAAGATCGAGCTGCTGATCGGGGCGGAGGCCCTTCGGGCCGGTCTGCCCGAAGGGTTGATGGACGCAGAGTTGGACGCGAACGACGGCACTGAGCCGTCGGGCCACCGCATCGCACAGATGGCCTTCAACGCTCACGGTGACGGGGTTCTGCACCAGCACGCCCGGGACATCCAGTCGAGGTTCCCCACTGCGCCTGTCGGATACACAGGTTCGTCCGCGGCGGTCTCGTTCGTCTCGGACCTGCGGCTTCCGGTGGCGTTCGCCGGCTCCCGGACCCCGTCGCCGCCCTCGTCCGAGAACGTGGAGGGACCGAAGGACTTTCCGAGCCTCCACGACTACCAGGAGGACCTGGTTCGGAACATCTCCACGCTGCTCGACCGGCTGGCCCCGCAGCGCGGCATGCTTTCGCTGCCCACCGGGGCGGGAAAGACCCGGATCACCTCCGAAGCGGTGATCCGTTGGGTCAAGCGGGTCGGCGATCTCCAGGGTCCGATCCTGTGGATCGCCCAGACCGAGGAACTTTGCGAACAGGCGGTCCAGAGTTGGAAGTTCGTTTGGGGCAAGGTGGGTGCGGACCGCGCTCTGTCCATCGGTCGGCTGTGGAGCAGCAACGAGGTGGGCGAGGTCGTTGACCAGCCGCAGTTGGTGGTCGCGACCGATGCCAAGTTGGAGCGTTGCCTGGGCACCGAGCAGTACGCATGGCTTCGCAGGGCCGCGCTGGTGATCGTGGACGAGGCGCACACCGCCGTCTCCAAGCGATACACCGGGATCCTGAGCGATCTGGGCCTCACCCAGTACGAGACCGGGCGTCACCTGCTCGGCCTGACCGCGACTCCGTTCCGCAACACCAACGAGGACGAGACCCGCCGACTGATCAACCGATTCGGCAACCGCCGGCTCGACGAGGGCGTGTTCCCGTCCGGCGACCCGTACCGGGATCTCCAGGACTGGGGCATGCTCGCCCAGGTCGAGCACCGCACCCTGGAGGGTGGTGAGATCGAGCTGACTCGCGACGAGAAGGTACACGCAGAGCGGATGGCCGTGCTCTCCCGCGCCGCCGAGCAGCGGCTCGCCGACGACCACGCGCGCAGTCGACGGATCGTGGAGGAGATCGTCGGCCTTCCGGAGAACTGTCCCACCCTGGTGTTCGCCACCTCGGTCGACCACGCCAAGTACCTGGCGGCGATGCTCAACGACCGGAAGATTCGGGCCGCCGGCGTGGACTCGACCACGAGCACCGAGGACCGCCGCCGCCGGATCGCGGACTTCCGCACCGGACGCATCCGGGTCCTCACCAACTACGGCGTCCTCACCCAGGGATTCGACGCCCCCGCCACCCGTGCCGTGGTGGTCGCCCGCCCCGTCTACAGCACCAACGTCTACCAGCAGATGATCGGCCGTGGCTTGCGCGGTCCGCGCAACGGCGGCAAGGACACCTGCCTGATCCTCAACGTCAGCGACAACATCGCGAACTTCGACACCAAGCTCGCCTTCACCCAGTTCGAACACCTCTGGGGCCGTCGGTGACCGACACCTATCTCGACAGCCCTCCGCTCACCGAAGAGCAGTGCGCCGTGGTCGAACAGCCCTGGGACGCGCGCGTCCTGGTCACCGCCGGTGCGGGTGCCGGCAAGACACACACGCTGGTCCGTCGGCTCGACGCGCTGTGCGGGCACGAGGATCCCGAGGAGGCCCTGGAGGCCGCCGAGATCCTGGTGCTCACCTTCTCCCGTGCGGCCGCCCGCGAGCTGCGCGAGCGGATCGCCCGGCACGGGGAGCGGGCCCGCCGGGTCCGGGCGCAGACCTTCGACTCCTGGGCGTACGGCGTTCTCGTCCAGGCATACCCCGACAACGACTGGGGCGCGACCGGATTCGACGAGCGGATCCGATCCGCGGCCGGCGCCGTCGAGAGGGGAGCTCTGGAGGCAGGCGACGCCGTGCCGCCCGCGCACGTGGTGATCGACGAGGTGCAGGACCTGGTCGGCGACCGGCGGGAACTGGTGGAGACGCTGCTCGACCGCTACCAGGAGAGCTGTGGTTTCACCGTGGTCGGTGACGCCGCCCAGTCCGTCTACGGCTTCCAGATCGAGGACCTGGCCGAGCGTGCGGACGAGACCAACCGGTTCTTCGACTGGCTGCGTGCCTCGTTCCCGGACGATCTGGTGGAGCTGCGCCTCACCCAGAACTTCCGGGCCACCACCCGGGAGGCCCGGATCGCCCTGGCGCACGGCCCACTCCTACAGCAGGTCACCGAGGCCGACGAGGCCGCGCCGCTCTACGAAGAATTGGGCGACCTGCTCCTCGATCCGACAAACGGTCTGGGCGCACTCACCGACCCGTTCGTCCTGGAGGGACTGCGTACGTTCCCCGACACCTGCGCGATCCTCACCCGCGACAACCGGCAGGCCCTGGTCGTCTCCGAACTGCTCCACGAGCACGGTGTCGAGCACCGACTGCGTCGCCCCCTGGAGGAACGCCCTGTCCCGTACTGGGTGGCCGAGTTGCTGCGACGCACCGAAGCCACCACCCTCGTCGAGGAACGATTCCGGTCCCTCCTCGAGGCGACACCCCTGCCCTACGAGCCGGATCCCGACGTCCTGTGGTCCGTGCTGCGGCGCGCCGCCCGCGGAGCCGGGCGCGCCGTCGTCGACCTAAACCGGCTGCGGCGGCTGGTGGCCGACGGCCGGTTCCCGGACGAACTCGCCGACCCCGAGACGGAACGTGTCACGGTGACCACCGTGCACCGGGCGAAGGGCCTGGAGTTCGACCGGGTGGTCGTTCTTGCTCCCCCGTCCGTCGCCGAGCTGCGCAAGCAGCACAAGGACGAGCTGGACCTGCCCGCGGAGACCCGCGCCCTGTACGTGGCGATGACCCGGGCCCGGCAGGACCTGTACTTCGCGGACTCCCCCGAGCTGCCCATCGTCAGGAGGTCCGGCGGCAGGAGCAACGGCCGTCGGTACATCGGCGGTTGGCGGTCGTACGACCGTTTCGGCATCGTGGCGGAGGCCGCGGACGTCTGCCGGGACAACCCGCCGGGCCACGACGCCGACGCGGTCGCGACCCAGGAGTACCTCCTGCACCGGGTCGGTCCCGGTCACGACGTGGTGCTGCGCAGGCACCACGACCTGCCGCTCGGTCAGTGGCAGAGCCCGCCGTACGTCCTGCTGCACGAGGGGCGGGAGATCGGTGAGGCGTCGGAGCACTTGCGGGAGGCGCTGTTCCAGGTCCAGAAAGTGACCCGCACGTGGGACCCCTGGTGGCCCGACGAGATCCACGGGCTTCGGGTGGACACGCTGGAGACCGTGGCGGGCAGCGTCGCCGCCGGCGCCAACGCCGGCCTCGGCGACCGAGGAGTGTGGATCGCGCCTCGGATCACGGGCATCGGCAGGTTTCGACGGGCAACGGACAACGAGGAGCAGCGCGCATGACGCACATGGAAGGCCGGCACGCCGAGCACTACCGGGTCCGCGACGAGGAGATCCTGCTGGGGCTCCGCCGCGAACTCCTCGGCCCGGCCCACGATGCGGCGCCCGACGACCGGGGTGAGGTGCTCACCCAGGATGCGCCGATCGATCGCTATCTCACCGGAGTCCTCTATCCGAGGCCCGCGGACCCGGCCGGGGAACAGCGGCTTCGCGAGGACGAGTCGGAACAGGAAGGCCTGGACGACGCTCCTCTGCGCTCCCACGACAACATCGATGAGTCCGGCACCACACAGGACCTCGGCGCGGCCGGCTCCCGCCGCCCGTCCTCGATGGGCCTCACCTTCGCGATCGACCCGGCCATAAGCTCCGCGATCGCGGTCCATGCGCATGCCGCCGTCTACGAGCCAACCGACACGGACGGCAATCCGGTCCCTGCCCGCCGCGCCGAGGCCCGTACCACCTCCGACCAGCAGGAACACTGGCGGCGCAAGGAACTGACGCTGCCCGCGACCACGATCGACATCACCGAGCCCGTCCCGAACCTGAGGGTCGACCTCGCGGAGGGTGTGGCACTGCGCGTCAACGCCCGACGGCCCGACCCGACCACCGGCACGGTCACGGTCACGGTCACGCTGGTCAATACCCATCGGATCGGCGAGCGGGAGCTCCAGGACGCGTACTCCCTCTTCCAGTGCGGTCTCGTGGTTCGCGCGGTCGACGGGTCGAGCGCCTTCGTGGAG
This genomic interval carries:
- a CDS encoding sacsin N-terminal ATP-binding-like domain-containing protein, which produces MPQPVRPVIRTVLDQSSRVLQTYAVDPGLVAEHANGERRITQGGYGDRQLFELVQNAADEIADHPGGRIQVVLTDANLYCANEGSPVTPEGAETILRMSMSKKRGGQIGRFGVGVKSVLVVTDAPEFFSRSGSFGFDRAWSYEQIKAVPGVTDQYGSSFDAPVLRTARPLDEAAERSADPVLDELLGWATTVVRLPLLKGADGRLGKDMHGAGSSDREEFPPGFQLFSPHVAEVVLEDRRPRPMARRTLTTRQVGDIRTVWEARTGKAATSEDWRVFTVTHAPGPAARADAGELHDRVTLDVSWAVPVLEKDPKHGLYGSPRIRGRGRFWSFFPTKYEMSLSGILNGAWKTNEDRQNLLDSSPFNQEMIKVSAALVVDSLPQLAPPEDPGAYLPLLPGRTKESISWADDFLIREIWTRTAVRPSLPDQDGVLRIPSDLRLHPRLDKDLRRLDGWLRMWHECPGRPSDWLHPSVEADSLRSGKVEHIREAAKVERADVREWLEALVECGTAEASAVAIRIVAEMVEVRSPYADEARKARIVLTEEHGLVAAVPGQVFRRAEQGGLRESLVYVVDELAEDLSLGHALNLLGIREADVEGRFVSVLDQGFEGYRESEWQRFWELFRQAGQSRLGDRVVERVRTPRETLRVRTADGKWRPIRDCILPGPVVTGDRDPSVAVDITFHSDDTTFFSLVGLRERPVTGVRPQEGEEWFDEYREAIHSAYLRRLDERAPRPGLKTMKAEGSPIGGPLHLFRALSEESRAAFLKTLPDAAVVDHWTRHYGSRVNSRQSVVSPIRWMLRKYGTVVTSQGIRPLKEAVGPQLASYRDVLPVADSLSAEKARKLGLPTTVADVPGDRWEALLADVSRSEDDSFVGATYVMLTRFEADFPEDSLTRCRIGDSWGTRPDEEITLAVGAAEYRALRAEQLPALLVPTAADAELMVEKWGMLRYADVISKETREVPDGEPVPLVELYPSLRQRLDSSTRNALVQRCSELEEVTRTPNGTKAAPLDAVRQGSTIKVRVPLDREPMLRLIDRELALRLGPTGCRAVLDHQDRMERDSALQAAIKAVRETDDVVAKIELLIGAEALRAGLPEGLMDAELDANDGTEPSGHRIAQMAFNAHGDGVLHQHARDIQSRFPTAPVGYTGSSAAVSFVSDLRLPVAFAGSRTPSPPSSENVEGPKDFPSLHDYQEDLVRNISTLLDRLAPQRGMLSLPTGAGKTRITSEAVIRWVKRVGDLQGPILWIAQTEELCEQAVQSWKFVWGKVGADRALSIGRLWSSNEVGEVVDQPQLVVATDAKLERCLGTEQYAWLRRAALVIVDEAHTAVSKRYTGILSDLGLTQYETGRHLLGLTATPFRNTNEDETRRLINRFGNRRLDEGVFPSGDPYRDLQDWGMLAQVEHRTLEGGEIELTRDEKVHAERMAVLSRAAEQRLADDHARSRRIVEEIVGLPENCPTLVFATSVDHAKYLAAMLNDRKIRAAGVDSTTSTEDRRRRIADFRTGRIRVLTNYGVLTQGFDAPATRAVVVARPVYSTNVYQQMIGRGLRGPRNGGKDTCLILNVSDNIANFDTKLAFTQFEHLWGRR
- a CDS encoding UvrD-helicase domain-containing protein, with amino-acid sequence MTDTYLDSPPLTEEQCAVVEQPWDARVLVTAGAGAGKTHTLVRRLDALCGHEDPEEALEAAEILVLTFSRAAARELRERIARHGERARRVRAQTFDSWAYGVLVQAYPDNDWGATGFDERIRSAAGAVERGALEAGDAVPPAHVVIDEVQDLVGDRRELVETLLDRYQESCGFTVVGDAAQSVYGFQIEDLAERADETNRFFDWLRASFPDDLVELRLTQNFRATTREARIALAHGPLLQQVTEADEAAPLYEELGDLLLDPTNGLGALTDPFVLEGLRTFPDTCAILTRDNRQALVVSELLHEHGVEHRLRRPLEERPVPYWVAELLRRTEATTLVEERFRSLLEATPLPYEPDPDVLWSVLRRAARGAGRAVVDLNRLRRLVADGRFPDELADPETERVTVTTVHRAKGLEFDRVVVLAPPSVAELRKQHKDELDLPAETRALYVAMTRARQDLYFADSPELPIVRRSGGRSNGRRYIGGWRSYDRFGIVAEAADVCRDNPPGHDADAVATQEYLLHRVGPGHDVVLRRHHDLPLGQWQSPPYVLLHEGREIGEASEHLREALFQVQKVTRTWDPWWPDEIHGLRVDTLETVAGSVAAGANAGLGDRGVWIAPRITGIGRFRRATDNEEQRA